In Musa acuminata AAA Group cultivar baxijiao chromosome BXJ2-10, Cavendish_Baxijiao_AAA, whole genome shotgun sequence, a genomic segment contains:
- the LOC135625814 gene encoding probable polygalacturonase At3g15720 has translation MVSTHAFLLAALAVLGLLLLSLSAAVGYKTYNVLDFKAVGDGQTDDTNAFVQAWAAACADTRSPVILVPSGKTFLIGEITLSGPCKSSIDFRLQGDIVAPNSKWTNDKASLLTFTYVNRLIVHGYGQIDGRGQLWWDLFDKKTLAFHHCNDLYVKGITIKNGPDKHMTFFKCVGVKISWVKITAPGDSPNTDGLYFSGCQNVDVSGSIIGTGDDCVAIGPNCSKININCVHCGPGHGFSIGSLGRDGAEQSVENIRVSNCSVMDALTGARIKTWQGGSGYVRGIVFENMRIYSVKTPIKIDQFYCNGNICQNQTSAVAISDVQFVNISGTTIKENPIKILCSKSVPCKGIHLENVKLSMVGGTTPVKSVCINANDCQFIRVDPDVQCVAG, from the exons ATGGTGAGTACGCATGCGTTTCTTCTG GCTGCTCTGGCGGTGCTCGGTCTGTTGCTGCTAAGTCTAAGTGCTGCTGTTGGATACAAGACTTACAACGTTCTCGACTTTAAGGCCGTGGGTGATGGCCAAACTGATGATACTAAT GCGTTCGTACAAGCATGGGCAGCAGCTTGTGCAGATACCAGATCACCGGTGATTCTCGTCCCTTCAGGGAAGACGTTCTTGATAGGTGAAATAACACTGTCGGGCCCCTGCAAATCCAGCATTGATTTTCGG CTACAAGGGGACATTGTGGCACCAAATTCGAAGTGGACGAACGATAAGGCCAGCTTGTTGACCTTCACGTACGTGAACCGTCTGATCGTGCACGGCTACGGGCAGATCGATGGCAGAGGCCAACTCTGGTGGGACCTCTTCGACAAAAAG ACCTTAGCCTTCCATCACTGCAACGATCTTTATGTGAAAGGAATAACGATAAAGAACGGCCCCGATAAGCATATGACCTTCTTCAAATGCGTCGGCGTGAAGATTAGCTGGGTCAAGATAACAGCGCCGGGCGACAGCCCCAACACAGACGGGTTGTACTTCTCCGGGTGCCAGAACGTCGACGTCTCCGGCTCAATTATCGGAACAG GAGATGATTGCGTAGCTATCGGCCCCAACTGCTCAAAGATCAACATCAACTGCGTCCATTGCGGCCCTGGCCATGGCTTCAG CATTGGAAGTCTGGGAAGGGATGGTGCGGAACAATCAGTTGAGAACATTCGTGTATCCAATTGCAGTGTAATGGATGCTCTCACAGGCGCAAGAATCAAGACATGGCAGGGAGGATCTGGATATGTCAGAGGCATCGTGTTTGAGAATATGAGGATCTACTCGGTTAAGACGCCAATTAAGATCGACCAATTCTACTGTAATGGTAACATTTGCCAAAACCAA ACCTCCGCGGTGGCAATAAGCGACGTGCAGTTTGTGAATATTTCTGGGACGACCATCAAGGAGAACCCCATCAAAATACTCTGCAGCAAGAGCGTTCCATGTAAAGGCATCCACCTGGAGAATGTGAAGCTCTCCATGGTTGGAGGGACAACTCCAGTGAAATCTGTTTGCATCAATGCCAACGACTGCCAATTCATTCGAGTCGACCCAGACGTCCAATGTGTTGCTGGATAG
- the LOC135625815 gene encoding polygalacturonase-like: MVSTHAFLLAALAVLGLLLLSLSAAVGYKTYNVLDFKAVGDGQTDDTNAFVQAWAAACADTRSPVILVPSGKTFLIGEITLSGPCKSSIDFRLQGDIVAPNSKWTNDKASLLTFTFVNRLIVHGYGQIDGRGQLWWDLFDKKILTFHHCNDLYVRGITIKNGPDKHMTFFKCVGVTISWVKIAAPGDSPNTDGMFFSGCQNVDVSGSIIGTGDDCVAIGPDCSKININRVHCGPGHGFRYFIAMLIKKKSLYYSAS, translated from the exons ATGGTGAGTACGCATGCGTTTCTTCTG GCTGCTCTGGCGGTGCTCGGTCTGTTGCTGCTAAGTCTAAGTGCTGCTGTTGGATACAAGACTTACAACGTTCTCGACTTTAAGGCCGTGGGTGATGGCCAAACTGATGATACTAAT GCGTTCGTACAAGCATGGGCAGCAGCTTGTGCAGATACCAGATCACCGGTGATTCTCGTCCCTTCAGGGAAGACGTTCTTGATAGGTGAAATAACACTGTCGGGCCCCTGCAAATCCAGCATTGATTTTCGG CTACAAGGGGACATTGTGGCACCAAATTCGAAGTGGACGAACGATAAGGCCAGCTTGTTGACCTTCACGTTCGTGAACCGTCTGATCGTGCACGGCTACGGGCAGATCGATGGCAGAGGCCAACTCTGGTGGGACCTCTTCGACAAAAAG ATCTTAACCTTCCATCACTGCAACGATCTTTATGTGAGAGGAATAACGATAAAGAACGGCCCCGATAAGCATATGACCTTCTTCAAATGCGTCGGCGTGACGATTAGCTGGGTCAAGATAGCAGCGCCGGGCGACAGCCCCAACACAGACGGGATGTTCTTCTCCGGGTGCCAGAACGTCGACGTCTCCGGCTCAATTATCGGAACAG GAGATGATTGCGTAGCTATCGGCCCCGACTGCTCAAAGATCAACATCAACCGCGTCCATTGCGGCCCTGGCCATGGCTTCAGGTACTTCATTGCTATGCTCATCAAGAAGAAGAGCCTCTACTATTCTGCTAGCTAG